The following are encoded in a window of Castanea sativa cultivar Marrone di Chiusa Pesio chromosome 5, ASM4071231v1 genomic DNA:
- the LOC142634495 gene encoding putative transcription factor bHLH041 isoform X2 translates to MDTAFLFDESSRANFFQLIMQSIPYTYICLWSNWPQSSSFLRYLDGFFYEENNQPSSSSGTQARRLFEEYRQSVFMVENECVPGLAFKNSRPYLELQEVHLQIFASKEVQRQFYQTAIFMGCKSGEIEVGFSNVPAEIDIEKELKSWFPEDFSRQFSPLRLPDPNPPSSSSSLSMDSLEYSSLLFNIPNTTHLPETLREVVNPTLQQIPTPSPHQAAMQAYARLQNIQLPNPETEAAAITRAIFNVLTSPSSSSSSSQQAHTNLPYSHQVVSKFSAFKRYALPLGPRTTQVRANLDRQSMMKRSFAFFRSLNYSRFSARIQENCPTTTQLHHMISERKRREKLNESFQALRSLLPPGTKKDKASLLATTREYLSSLKAQVEELNRKNQLLEPHHLPAREAKEEETSSSNERLIVRTSHVSESTSSEERIVDLQVIIRGECPMVDILIRILELLKQVKNVSLQSMETNTRIIESSSMNHIILRLRIEGPEWDESAFQEAVRRVVADLAP, encoded by the exons ATGGACACGGCCTTCTTATTCGATGAAAGCAGCCGTGCCAACTTCTTCCAGTTGATAATGCAGTCTATTCCCTACACTTACATTTGCCTATGGTCAAATTGGCCCCAATCATCTAG cttCTTAAGATATCTGGATGGATTCTTTTATGAAGAAAACAACCAACCTAGCTCTTCTTCTGGAACTCAAGCTCGGAGGCTTTTTGAGGAGTACCGGCAATCAGTTTTCATGGTCGAAAATGA ATGTGTTCCAGGACTCGCTTTCAAGAATAGTCGACCTTACTTAGAGTTGCAAGAAGTGCACCTTCAAATATTCGCATCAAAAGAAGTACAGAGACAATTCTATCAG ACTGCAATTTTTATGGGATGCAAGAGTGGAGAGATTGAGGTAGGCTTCTCCAATGTGCCTGCTGAG ATTGACATTGAAAAGGAATTGAAAAGTTGGTTTCCTGAAGATTTCTCAAGGCAATTTTCCCCACTTAGGCTACCAGATCCAAACCCAccttcatcatcttcatcattatCCATGGATAGCCTCGAGTACTCATCCCTTCTATTCAACATTCCAAACACAACCCATCTTCCAGAAACCCTTAGAGAGGTTGTTAATCCTACATTGCAACAAATTCCAACACCTAGTCCACACCAAGCAGCCATGCAAGCATATGCTAGGCTCCAAAACATTCAACTCCCAAACCCGGAAACCGAAGCTGCTGCAATTACAAGAGCCATCTTCAATGTTCTAacttcaccttcttcttcttcttcatcatcacaaCAAGCCCACACAAATTTACCATATAGTCACCAGGTAGTTTCCAAATTTAGTGCATTCAAGAGATATGCCTTGCCTTTAGGACCAAGAACGACCCAAGTGAGAGCCAATTTAGACCGGCAAAGCATGATGAAGAGATCATTTGCATTCTTTAGAAGCTTAAATTATTCGAGATTTAGTGCACGTATCCAAGAAAATTGCCCCACAACCACTCAATTGCACCATATGATCTCAGAGCGCAAAAGGCGTGAGAAACTCAATGAAAGCTTTCAAGCATTGAGATCATTGCTTCCTCCTGGAACTAAG AAAGATAAGGCATCGCTGCTTGCTACAACAAGGGAGTATTTGAGTTCTTTGAAAGCTCAAGTTGAAGAGCTTAATAGAAAAAACCAGCTCTTGGAGCCGCATCATTTGCCTGCCAGAGAAGCTAAGGAAGAGGAAACTAGTTCCTCAAATGAAAGGCTCATTGTTCGGACTTCACATGTCTCGGAATCAACCTCATCGGAGGAGCGCATTGTTGATTTGCAAGTGATTATAAGAGGTGAATGTCCAATGGTGGATATTCTGATTCGCATTTTGGAACTCTTGAAGCAGGTTAAGAATGTAAGCTTGCAGTCCATGGAGACCAACACCCGGATAATAGAGTCAAGCTCCATGAATCACATTATTTTGAGATTAAGAATTGAG gGGCCCGAATGGGACGAGTCTGCCTTCCAGGAAGCAGTGAGAAGGGTTGTTGCTGACCTGGCACCATGA
- the LOC142634495 gene encoding putative transcription factor bHLH041 isoform X1 yields the protein MDTAFLFDESSRANFFQLIMQSIPYTYICLWSNWPQSSSFLRYLDGFFYEENNQPSSSSGTQARRLFEEYRQSVFMVENECVPGLAFKNSRPYLELQEVHLQIFASKEVQRQFYQVAGIKTAIFMGCKSGEIEVGFSNVPAEIDIEKELKSWFPEDFSRQFSPLRLPDPNPPSSSSSLSMDSLEYSSLLFNIPNTTHLPETLREVVNPTLQQIPTPSPHQAAMQAYARLQNIQLPNPETEAAAITRAIFNVLTSPSSSSSSSQQAHTNLPYSHQVVSKFSAFKRYALPLGPRTTQVRANLDRQSMMKRSFAFFRSLNYSRFSARIQENCPTTTQLHHMISERKRREKLNESFQALRSLLPPGTKKDKASLLATTREYLSSLKAQVEELNRKNQLLEPHHLPAREAKEEETSSSNERLIVRTSHVSESTSSEERIVDLQVIIRGECPMVDILIRILELLKQVKNVSLQSMETNTRIIESSSMNHIILRLRIEGPEWDESAFQEAVRRVVADLAP from the exons ATGGACACGGCCTTCTTATTCGATGAAAGCAGCCGTGCCAACTTCTTCCAGTTGATAATGCAGTCTATTCCCTACACTTACATTTGCCTATGGTCAAATTGGCCCCAATCATCTAG cttCTTAAGATATCTGGATGGATTCTTTTATGAAGAAAACAACCAACCTAGCTCTTCTTCTGGAACTCAAGCTCGGAGGCTTTTTGAGGAGTACCGGCAATCAGTTTTCATGGTCGAAAATGA ATGTGTTCCAGGACTCGCTTTCAAGAATAGTCGACCTTACTTAGAGTTGCAAGAAGTGCACCTTCAAATATTCGCATCAAAAGAAGTACAGAGACAATTCTATCAG GTAGCAGGGATTAAG ACTGCAATTTTTATGGGATGCAAGAGTGGAGAGATTGAGGTAGGCTTCTCCAATGTGCCTGCTGAG ATTGACATTGAAAAGGAATTGAAAAGTTGGTTTCCTGAAGATTTCTCAAGGCAATTTTCCCCACTTAGGCTACCAGATCCAAACCCAccttcatcatcttcatcattatCCATGGATAGCCTCGAGTACTCATCCCTTCTATTCAACATTCCAAACACAACCCATCTTCCAGAAACCCTTAGAGAGGTTGTTAATCCTACATTGCAACAAATTCCAACACCTAGTCCACACCAAGCAGCCATGCAAGCATATGCTAGGCTCCAAAACATTCAACTCCCAAACCCGGAAACCGAAGCTGCTGCAATTACAAGAGCCATCTTCAATGTTCTAacttcaccttcttcttcttcttcatcatcacaaCAAGCCCACACAAATTTACCATATAGTCACCAGGTAGTTTCCAAATTTAGTGCATTCAAGAGATATGCCTTGCCTTTAGGACCAAGAACGACCCAAGTGAGAGCCAATTTAGACCGGCAAAGCATGATGAAGAGATCATTTGCATTCTTTAGAAGCTTAAATTATTCGAGATTTAGTGCACGTATCCAAGAAAATTGCCCCACAACCACTCAATTGCACCATATGATCTCAGAGCGCAAAAGGCGTGAGAAACTCAATGAAAGCTTTCAAGCATTGAGATCATTGCTTCCTCCTGGAACTAAG AAAGATAAGGCATCGCTGCTTGCTACAACAAGGGAGTATTTGAGTTCTTTGAAAGCTCAAGTTGAAGAGCTTAATAGAAAAAACCAGCTCTTGGAGCCGCATCATTTGCCTGCCAGAGAAGCTAAGGAAGAGGAAACTAGTTCCTCAAATGAAAGGCTCATTGTTCGGACTTCACATGTCTCGGAATCAACCTCATCGGAGGAGCGCATTGTTGATTTGCAAGTGATTATAAGAGGTGAATGTCCAATGGTGGATATTCTGATTCGCATTTTGGAACTCTTGAAGCAGGTTAAGAATGTAAGCTTGCAGTCCATGGAGACCAACACCCGGATAATAGAGTCAAGCTCCATGAATCACATTATTTTGAGATTAAGAATTGAG gGGCCCGAATGGGACGAGTCTGCCTTCCAGGAAGCAGTGAGAAGGGTTGTTGCTGACCTGGCACCATGA